ACGTTATCCTGTTCGATACGGAATATCGCCATCGTTGCCGTTAAACGACCATCATACCAGGCGGATTTCAGGCCGGTTTCATAGCTTTTACCGGTGACCGGCGACAGATATTTGCCGCTGGTATCGCGATAAGTTTGTGGCAGGAAGACCGAGGTATAGCTGCCGTACGCTGACCAGGTGTCGTTGATGTCATACACTAACCCGGCGTATGGCGTGGTGTTGTTTTTGGTCATGTTGCCGCTGCTGCCGTTGGTGCTCCACTGCGTATAGCGCGCGCCAATAATCAGCGACAGCGGATCGGCCAGCGAGAAACGCGCGGCGGTGTAGGCCGATTTCTGGCGGATAGTATCGTCCGCATTCTGGTACCAACCTTGCCACTGTGGCTCGGCGATATTGCCGTTCCAGCTGTTATTGAAAATGCCCATATCGCCTGTGGCGATGTCATAGTTTTCCAGATCGGTAACGCCATCCTGGCTGTAGGTCGCGTTATGCTGGCGACTGTAGCTGACGCCCGCCATCAACTGATGCTGACGACCAAGCAGTTCAAACGGGCCGCTGGCGTAACCGTCGAAGGAGTCCATCTGACGTTTGCCGCGATCCATGCTGCCGTAACCGGTGGTGCCTGCACCGCTATCCTGATCGGCACTGCCCATCACATACAGCAACTTATCGTTGAAGGTGTTTTCCGCGTGCGTGCCATTGACGTGAATGTTCCAACCGTTATCAAAGTTATGATCGATGTCGGCGAACACTTTGCGTGAATTGGTGTTGTAGCGCGCCCAGTTTGCCGCGGAGTTGAGGCTACGATCGTAATGCGTGGTGGCGTTGTTGCTATAGAACATCGGCAAGCCGCCCCACGTAGGATTGCCGGTGTTGGCATCTTCGTAGTCATAGCCCAGCGACAGCGTGGTGTGCTCGGTGATGTCGGCATCTAGCACGCCGTAAAGGAATTTTTTGGTTTTATGGTAGCGGTCAAGCCAGCTGTCTTCATCGCTATAACCGGTTACTACGCGCCCGCGTAAGCTACCATCCTGATTCAGCGGTGCCGAGAGATCGGCAACGTAACGCTGTTTATTCCAGCTGCCATAGCTGGCGCTTACGCTGCCGGTAAAGGTTTTGCTGTCGGCGTGTTTGCGTACCATGTTGATCGAGGCTGACGGGCTTCCCGCGCCGCTCATCAAACCGGTGGCGCCGCGCACGATCTCAATCCGATCGTAAATCGCGGTATCAGACGCGGCATCACCGTAATTCCAGGTGTCATTGACCGAGGTTGGGATGCCGTCGAAAGAGAAGTTGCTGACTCTAAAGCCGCGTGAATAGTATTCCGAACGTTCGCTGTCGATCAGATTGGTGGAGATGCCGGTGGCATTGGTCAGCACATCGTTTACCGATTGCAGATTCTGATCCTGCATACGCTGCTGCGTTACCACGCTCAACGATTGCGGAACATCACGCGGAGTCAGCAGCATCTTGGTGCCGGCTCGCGTGGTTTTCACTGCGTAATCCTGTTTTTCATTGTTATCACCCTCGCCAGCGGCGGAGGCATCGACCACTAAATCTTGCTGATTCTCGCTGTTGCTGGCTGCGGCCTGCGCCAATGCTGGATTAAGCAGGGCATGAATCGCCATAGCCAGCATGGAGACGGTGAAGGTTTTCCTGATGCCTGACATAAAAATTCCTGTAGATAACGCAAGTTATATGAAGCTGATTCGCTTCAGTTTTTTATGGTGTGCGTCCTTACGCATCAGCCTAAGAGGGCAGAAGGAAGGTCGCGTAAGATGCCACTACGCATTTAATGAGAAGGCCAATGATAATCATTTGCTTTAAAGAATCTCGGAAGGTTTCATTTGTAATTGTAATAATATGTAAACATGACTTATATCAATGAGATAAGCGCAGATATAACCCGTTAATAACTCACGTTTTCATTATTTTTCTGGCAAATACAGAAAGTTTTAGCGCAAAAATTGGTTGAGAAAGGGCGTTAGCCTGCGCAAGAAATAACGCCGGACGGCTAAAAGCGTCGAGAAAGTTGCTAAGTTCATGCTAATGCGTATGATTCTCATTCTTCTTGTATTCTTCCGTGCGCGTAGACGCGCAACGGAGCCGTTCATCCATTGATGGAGTTGAGCATGAAATCGTTATTTAGCCCGCGCAAAGCCGCCGTTGCCGCTGCAATCGTCGCCGCATGCAGCCTGACCGCATGCCAGGCCCCTGCTAAAAAAGCTGAAGCGCCAGCCGCCACCGCTAAGCCGGTTGATACTGCGCTGACCCAACGCACTTTAGGCGATGGCCTGTATGAAATGGCGTACTCGCCAGCTGCGAAAGCGTTATACGTTGCCAGCGCGCAGAGCTTTAAAGACGTCAACGGTGGCGTGATTTATCGTCTCGACCCCACTTCATTAGAGACGAAGGGCGTAACGCATACCGATCTGAAAAACTTCGGCACCGCGATTGATGAGCAAGGTAGCGTGTTCTACACCACCAACTCACTGGACGGCGCGATCTCAAAAGTGGATGCGAATAGCGGCAAAGTGCTCGAACGTTTAGTCTTCCCGGGCAAGAAAGATAAAGAAGGGTATCCGGCAGGCGCACGTGAAGTGCTGTGGCATGGCAATGAGCTGTACGTTGGTCGCGTGGCCGATCCGGGTTATATCTCGGTAGTTGACGTGAAAACCTTCAAGCTGAAGGCCACCATCCAGAATGCGGGCAAATGGGTAACCGGCATCATCTATTCACCGCTGACTGAGCGCATTTACGCCACTAACGGCGCGGGCGAGATTCTGGTGATCAATCCACGTAGCCACAAGATTGAGAAGCGCTGGACTGCAGGCGACGGCAAAGAGTACCTGTTCCTGAATATGGCGGAAGATCCTGCAACCGGTCGTCTGTTTGTCACCGACGATTCCAAAGGCAAAGCTACGCTGGTGTTTGATGAGCGCACCGGCAAAGTGATTAAACGTATTGAAGGTGATGCGCTGGGTATCAAGTTCAACGCCAAGCGTAATGAGATCTACATCAGCCAGCGCGAATCGAAAAAAGTGCTGCAGCTGGATGCGACAACTTACGCAGTGAAAAACAGCTGGTCGTTTGATAACAATCCAAACAGCCTGCTGATTGGCCCAGATAACAATACGTTGTATGTCACGTTGAAAGCGGAGTTCAACAAAGACTCCTCAACCAAAGGCCAGGATCAGATTGCACGTATCGCCCTGAAATAAGATTTTAGTTTCAGCGTAAAATCATGCCCTCGGAAGAGGGCATTTTTGTTTCTGCTGGCTTATAACCTTGCTGGATATGATTCCTCTCATTTTTATCTCTATAAGGCGCTGGCTATGTTTACAGGACTGAGTGCGTTTCCACTAACTCCGCTGAATGCTTCAGGTATTGACGAAAAAGCGTTTCTCAACATCCTCAAACGCTTAACTGATGCGAAAGTGGATTCGCTCGGCGTGCTGGGTTCAACCGGCAGTTATGCCTATTTCACGCGTGAACAGCGCAAGCGTATTGCGACGCTGGCGGTGCAGCATGCGGATAATATTCCGGTGATGGTGAGCATTGGCGCGATGAGCACAGATGAAGTGTTGCGACTGGCAGATGATGCGCAGCAGGCCGGTGCCAGCGCGTTATTATTACCGGCGCTTTCTTACCAGAAACTCAGTGATGAAGAGGTGTTTGGGCTTTATCAGGATGTCACGCGACAGGTTTCGCTGCCGATCTGCATTTACGACAATCCTGGTACCACCCACGTTGTGTTTTCCGATGCGCTGCATGCGCGAATCGCTACGCTGCCCAATATCGCCTCAATCAAAATTCCAGGCGTACCGGCAGATATTGCCGCCGCCACGCAACGTGTAAAGTCACTGCGCGCTCAATTACCCGCCAGCGTCACGATTGGCGTCAGCGGCGATGCGTTTGCGGGGCCCGGCCTGATCGCCGGTTGCGACCTGTGGTATTCGGTATGTGGTGGACTGTTCCCGCGTACCGCCAAAGCATTGGCTGATGCTGCGATGAATGAAGATTTCGCGGCCGTTGCTGCCCAGGCACAGCGTCTGGATCCGCTTTGGGCGCTATTTACCCAACACGGCGGCAGTTTGCGCGTCATCGCCGCGGCAGCGGGCATCCTGGGATTAACTGAGATGAATTGTTTACCGCGACCGTTGCGCTCGCTGGCGGCGGCGGATGTGGCAGAGATACAAAAAGTGATCGCCAAGCTGGATTTGGCATAGTTATAGTTAGCTGATTAACTGTGATCGCACTAATAGTTAATCTGATAATAGTTTCAGTGGTTATTATTGATTCCATCGAAGGCGCACAGCCTTAACATCAGACAACCAAAGGAATATGACCATGAAAACGATTAAAACACTGACTATCGCTGCTGCCGCTGCTCTTTCACTGATGTCTGCTGCTAGCTTCGCACAAACTGTTTCAGCCACTTCACTTACTCTTGATGGTGCTGAAGCTAAAATTGCTGCGCAGGCTAAACAGAATGGCGAGCAGTACAAAATTTTGGAAGCCAGCAACGGTAATGTTGTGCATATGACTGCTGAACTTTACAAATAACGGATGGTTGCATACGGATATGCCAGAACAGGTCGCCTACGGGCGGCCTTTTTTGTATATGAAACCCATCTAAGCGTATAGTTACGTAAGTTATCGTGATCGCACTAATGGTTAATATTGAAACGATAACTAGAGTTATTATTGTTTCCATCGAAGGCACACAGCCTTCTTATTTAAACCACTAAGGATTATGACCATGAAAACCATCAAAACACTGTCTATCGCCGCTGTTGCTGCTTTTTCAATGATGTCTGCTGCCAGCTTTGCACAGAGCGTATCCGTTGAGTCTTCTACCCTTGACGGTGCTGAAGCCAAAATTGCTGCTCAGGCACAAGAGCAGGGCGCTCAGTACAAAATTACTGAAGCGAACACCAACAACCGCGTTCACATGACTGCAGAGCTGTACAAATAAGTTAGCTACACAAGCAGTTGTGTTAAGGCCGCCTACGGGCGGCTTTGCTGTTTCTGAATGTCCGTAAATGGTCTGCGTGTGTCCCGCGACAGCTCAATACTGTGTGTATCATCAACGCAGCACTTACTTAATCGGACATCGCATGAAAACCATCATCACTAAAAACTTCACCCCGTCCAAAGCCTGGCAAGCCTTAGACATCGCTAACTTCGCCGGCACCAGCGTGCGCTTACACTGGACGAATCAACCCTACAAATGGCATATCAATGATGGCGAAGAGGTCTTCGCGGTGCTGGATGGCGCGGTGGAAATGCATTACCGCGAAAGCGGTGACGTGAAGAAAGTGCTGCTCAATACGGGCGACATCTTTTACGCCAGCATCGGTACTGAGCATGTGGCACATCCGCAGGGAGAAGCACGCGTTCTGGTGATTGAAAAAGAAGATTCGATCTAACGCGCCAGCAGCGCCTCAATTTCCGCTTTTGCTTGTAGCAGTGCAGCCAGTAAATGCGCAAACTGCTCATCAAAACGTAATGCCGGTGCGGCAATGGCTAAGGCATAGCGCTCGCCGACGCCGGTTTGCAGCGCCACGCTGATGCCGCACACTCCGCGTGCATGTTCTTCGCGATCAACCGCATAACCCTGCTGGCGAATAATCGCTATCTCTTTAAGCAGCAGCTTACGATCCTGCATCGTCTTCCCGGTTCGAACCTCCTGCAACTGTGGCAGCAGCGCCTGCAGCGTATCTTCTGCTTGCTCCGCCAGTAATGCTTTGCCATGCGCCGCGCAGTGCGAAGGAAATGCGGTGCTGACCGGCGACGCCACGCGCAACTCCTGATCCGAAACCACCTGACTCACCAGCACGGTATGCGTGCCGCGCCAGACGCAGAGGTCAACCGTTTCGCGCGTGCGGCGTCCCAGCGTCGCCATCGCTGGCTGCGACAGCGTAATAATATCGGTATGTGCTGAGGCGGCAAGACGCGCCAGTGCCGGGCCGAGTTTGATGCCGTCGCTATCCTGCAATAAAAGCTGCTGCGCGATCAATGAAGACACCAGCCGATGCACCGTAGTGCGCGGCAGGTCGGTGATCTTCGCTAACGCGGCGATCGATAATCCCGCCGGACGATCTTCCAGCGCCCGCAGAATGGTTGCAGCGCGCGCAATAACTTGTGATCCATTACTCTCTGTTTCCACACTCATTTTTTATCATTCCGCGCGATTTTAGCTGGCATCACTATAGCATGTTGCGGTGCGGTGATTGACAGCGCTAGCAATTCCTCCAACACTGGTGTCCATTATTTGGTTTTATGTCCATTATTCGGGCACCAGGAGAGTGTGTGTCATCCATTAAACGAACCGGCGCCTTTTCGCTGCTGGCGGTCAGCTGCCTGACGATTATGGTGGGATGTGTCATCGTGCCCGGCCTTAGCGAAATCGCCGCACAGCTTGGCGTTAGTAATATGGCCAACTGGCTGGTCACACTCCCTTCACTCGGCGTGGTGCTGGCGGGGCCGCTCGCGGGCCGCGCCATCGATCGCTGGGGCGCTTATACGCTTTTGCTGATCGGATTGCTCTGTTATGGCTTGCTCGGTGTCGCCGGCGCGTGGTTACCAGGCGCCGGGCTGCAAATTATCGACCGTTTACTGCTGGGAGGCGCCACGGCGGTCGTGATGGCGGCGGGCACCAGCCTGATTGCCAGTTTCTACGCGGGAGAGACTCGCTTAGCGATGATGGCGCGGCAGGGCATGGCCATAGAGTTGGGCGGCGTACTGTTTCTTTTTCTGGGCGGCATTCTGGCTTCCATTAGCTGGCGCTGGCCCTATTTTCTCTATCTTTTTGCCTGGCTGATGTTGCTAATGGTGGTGATCACCGTGCCGCGTCCGCCGCAGCCGCCAGCTTCTCTGGAGATTAATCATTCAGCGCAGAACAGCGATCGCCAACTGCGCCCGGTGTTGCTGGCCGCGCTCTGTTCGATGATGTGCTTTTTTACCGCCGTCATTATGCTGCCGCAGCGCTTTGCCATGATGGGGATTGATGCCGCGCAAATTGGTTATTTTCTCTCGTTTGTTTCGTTGGTGGCGGTGCTGGCGGCCGCGATCATGCCGGATGTCGCGCAGCGATTCGGCAGTTATACGACGTTAGTGATGGCATTTGTCTGTTATCTGCTGGCGCATCTGGAGTTTGCCGCGGCTCCTAACATGGTGCTGTTTATTCCGGGCGGTATATTGCTGGGGATAGGGTTCGGCTTGTCGATTCCGCTGGTTAATCATATGACGGTGAACATCAGCCAGCCACACGCAAGGGGGCGCCAGCTGGCACGTTTATCGATGGCAATCTTCTCTGGTCAGTTTCTCGCGGCATTCATGGCCTGGCTGCCCGGTGGCTTCGCCAGCGCTTTTGTGGCGGCGGCGCTGCTCGCGGCAATCAACGTTTTTGCCATGGGCAAAGTTGGTCGGACATCCTCCCTCTGATTAATGAATCGTGCGAAAAATGACCGCATGCGTGCATCGAGCGCTGTATGCAGTGATGCGAGTTTTATCCACAGGATAACGTCGACTCTACGCACGGGGATTGTGGATAACCTTGAGTGGTTGGTTTTTTTACGTGTAAGGCGGACCAATCCGCAAAAAAAAGGGTTCATATTCAATGAACCCTTTCAGCTTGATTTGATTACTGCGGCTGGCGGCGCACCGGCGCGCCATTGGCAACGTAGTAAGGCACTGTTACGCGCGGTAAAGCAGGACGACCACGAATCATATCGGCAATTTTCTCGGCGATCATTATGGTCGGCGCGTTTAAGTTACCGGTGGTGATTTGCGGCATGATCGAGGCATCCACCACGCGCAGAGCTTCAACGCCATGCACTTTACCGTCATTACCCACCACGGCCATGTCGTGATAGCCCATGGCATTCGAGCACGACGGGTGATAAGCGGTTTCTGCATGTTCGCGCACGAATTTATCCAGCTCTTCATCACTTTGTACCGCCAAACCCGGCGATATCTCGCGGCCACGGAACGGATCCAGGGCACGCTGAGCGATAATTTCACGGGTAAGACGAATCGCTGCGCGGAATTCACGCCAATCCTGATCGTCCGACATGTAGTTGAACAAGATGCTCGGATGCGCGTTAGGATCTTTCGACGTGACGTGAACGCGTCCACGGCTGGGCGATCGCATTGAACCGACGTGCGCCTGGAAGCTGTGCGTTTTAATCGGGTTCGAGCCGTTGTAATTAATCGCTACCGGTAGGAAGTGATATTGAATATTCGGCCACTCGAACTCTTCGTCAGAACGAATAAATCCACCCGCTTCAAACTGATTGCTGGCACCGATACCGCTGCCATTAAATAGCCATTCGGCACCAATCGCAGGTTGATTGTGCAGTTTAAGCGCAGGCGCCAGTGAAACCGGCTGCTTACACTCATATTGCAGATACATTTCCAGGTGATCCTGCAGGTTAGCGCCAACGCCCGGCAGGTGGTGAACCAACGGAATATCCAGACTTTTCAATAAGTCCGCCGGACCTACGCCCGAACGCTGCAACACCTGAGGTGAGGCGATCGCTCCCGCGCACAGCAGCACTTCACGACGCGCACGCGCCTCATGCGGCACCTCTTTTTGCAGCCATTTGACGCCGCAGGCGCGCTTGTTATCAAACACAATGCGGTCGGTCAGCGCGTGCACTTCTATCGTCAGGTTGGGACGTGAACGGGCCTGATCGAGATAGCCGCGTGCAGTACTGGCGCGACGACCTTTCGGCGTCACCGTTCTGTCCATCGGACCGAACCCTTCCTGCTGATAACCGTTCAGATCATCGGTACGCGGATAGCCCGCCTGCACGCCGGCTTCCACCATCGCGTGGAACAGCACGTTATTGTCGGATTTAGGGGTGGTTACGCTGACAGGGCCACAATCGCCATGATAATCATTGCCACCGATATCGCGGCGCTCTGCGGCTTTGAAGTAGGGCAGGCAGTCGAGATAGCTCCAGTTTTCCAGACCCGGTTGCTTCGCCCAGTTATCGTAATCCATTGCATTGCCACGGATGTAGCACATGCCGTTGATCAGCGACGAACCGCCGAGTCCTTTGCCGCGTCCGCACTCCATGCGACGATTATTCATATGCGGTTCAGGATCGGTCTGATACGCCCAGTTATAGCGGCGTCCCTGCAAAGGGAAGGCGAGGGCCGCAGGCATTTGCGTGCGGAAATCCTGACGGTAATCCGGGCCACCGGCCTCTAATAACAGCACGCTGACGTTCGCGTCCTCGGTCAGGCGCGTGGCCAGTACGTTGCCGGCTGAACCGGCACCAATAATAATGTAGTCATACTCCCTGGTGATGCTCATCATGCGTTCCTTCGATTAAAACACGGAGCTGAACGGGTTCAGTTCAACCTGGATAGATTTGATACGGGTGTAATGGGCAAGGGTTGAAATACCGTTTTCGCGGCCAACACCGGATTGCTTATAACCGCCAACCGGCAT
The nucleotide sequence above comes from Pantoea nemavictus. Encoded proteins:
- the fhuE gene encoding ferric-rhodotorulic acid/ferric-coprogen receptor FhuE, yielding MSGIRKTFTVSMLAMAIHALLNPALAQAAASNSENQQDLVVDASAAGEGDNNEKQDYAVKTTRAGTKMLLTPRDVPQSLSVVTQQRMQDQNLQSVNDVLTNATGISTNLIDSERSEYYSRGFRVSNFSFDGIPTSVNDTWNYGDAASDTAIYDRIEIVRGATGLMSGAGSPSASINMVRKHADSKTFTGSVSASYGSWNKQRYVADLSAPLNQDGSLRGRVVTGYSDEDSWLDRYHKTKKFLYGVLDADITEHTTLSLGYDYEDANTGNPTWGGLPMFYSNNATTHYDRSLNSAANWARYNTNSRKVFADIDHNFDNGWNIHVNGTHAENTFNDKLLYVMGSADQDSGAGTTGYGSMDRGKRQMDSFDGYASGPFELLGRQHQLMAGVSYSRQHNATYSQDGVTDLENYDIATGDMGIFNNSWNGNIAEPQWQGWYQNADDTIRQKSAYTAARFSLADPLSLIIGARYTQWSTNGSSGNMTKNNTTPYAGLVYDINDTWSAYGSYTSVFLPQTYRDTSGKYLSPVTGKSYETGLKSAWYDGRLTATMAIFRIEQDNVGEAINGVYLSGNEQAYAPAKGAVSKGAEFELNGALTDNLQLTFGATRYVARDKDGRFNSYQPQTSFKLFTRYQLPMLPDLTVGGGLNWQNRVFEDTTNASGDTVRVYQGSIPLASLFARYQVTKQVAVQANVDNLFDREYYSYMNSYVYGAPRSYSVSVSYQF
- a CDS encoding YncE family protein — encoded protein: MKSLFSPRKAAVAAAIVAACSLTACQAPAKKAEAPAATAKPVDTALTQRTLGDGLYEMAYSPAAKALYVASAQSFKDVNGGVIYRLDPTSLETKGVTHTDLKNFGTAIDEQGSVFYTTNSLDGAISKVDANSGKVLERLVFPGKKDKEGYPAGAREVLWHGNELYVGRVADPGYISVVDVKTFKLKATIQNAGKWVTGIIYSPLTERIYATNGAGEILVINPRSHKIEKRWTAGDGKEYLFLNMAEDPATGRLFVTDDSKGKATLVFDERTGKVIKRIEGDALGIKFNAKRNEIYISQRESKKVLQLDATTYAVKNSWSFDNNPNSLLIGPDNNTLYVTLKAEFNKDSSTKGQDQIARIALK
- a CDS encoding dihydrodipicolinate synthase family protein, which encodes MFTGLSAFPLTPLNASGIDEKAFLNILKRLTDAKVDSLGVLGSTGSYAYFTREQRKRIATLAVQHADNIPVMVSIGAMSTDEVLRLADDAQQAGASALLLPALSYQKLSDEEVFGLYQDVTRQVSLPICIYDNPGTTHVVFSDALHARIATLPNIASIKIPGVPADIAAATQRVKSLRAQLPASVTIGVSGDAFAGPGLIAGCDLWYSVCGGLFPRTAKALADAAMNEDFAAVAAQAQRLDPLWALFTQHGGSLRVIAAAAGILGLTEMNCLPRPLRSLAAADVAEIQKVIAKLDLA
- a CDS encoding YdgH/BhsA/McbA-like domain containing protein, which encodes MKTIKTLTIAAAAALSLMSAASFAQTVSATSLTLDGAEAKIAAQAKQNGEQYKILEASNGNVVHMTAELYK
- a CDS encoding YdgH/BhsA/McbA-like domain containing protein; translation: MKTIKTLSIAAVAAFSMMSAASFAQSVSVESSTLDGAEAKIAAQAQEQGAQYKITEANTNNRVHMTAELYK
- a CDS encoding cupin domain-containing protein; translation: MKTIITKNFTPSKAWQALDIANFAGTSVRLHWTNQPYKWHINDGEEVFAVLDGAVEMHYRESGDVKKVLLNTGDIFYASIGTEHVAHPQGEARVLVIEKEDSI
- a CDS encoding IclR family transcriptional regulator, which encodes MSVETESNGSQVIARAATILRALEDRPAGLSIAALAKITDLPRTTVHRLVSSLIAQQLLLQDSDGIKLGPALARLAASAHTDIITLSQPAMATLGRRTRETVDLCVWRGTHTVLVSQVVSDQELRVASPVSTAFPSHCAAHGKALLAEQAEDTLQALLPQLQEVRTGKTMQDRKLLLKEIAIIRQQGYAVDREEHARGVCGISVALQTGVGERYALAIAAPALRFDEQFAHLLAALLQAKAEIEALLAR
- a CDS encoding MFS transporter → MSSIKRTGAFSLLAVSCLTIMVGCVIVPGLSEIAAQLGVSNMANWLVTLPSLGVVLAGPLAGRAIDRWGAYTLLLIGLLCYGLLGVAGAWLPGAGLQIIDRLLLGGATAVVMAAGTSLIASFYAGETRLAMMARQGMAIELGGVLFLFLGGILASISWRWPYFLYLFAWLMLLMVVITVPRPPQPPASLEINHSAQNSDRQLRPVLLAALCSMMCFFTAVIMLPQRFAMMGIDAAQIGYFLSFVSLVAVLAAAIMPDVAQRFGSYTTLVMAFVCYLLAHLEFAAAPNMVLFIPGGILLGIGFGLSIPLVNHMTVNISQPHARGRQLARLSMAIFSGQFLAAFMAWLPGGFASAFVAAALLAAINVFAMGKVGRTSSL
- the betA gene encoding choline dehydrogenase, translated to MSITREYDYIIIGAGSAGNVLATRLTEDANVSVLLLEAGGPDYRQDFRTQMPAALAFPLQGRRYNWAYQTDPEPHMNNRRMECGRGKGLGGSSLINGMCYIRGNAMDYDNWAKQPGLENWSYLDCLPYFKAAERRDIGGNDYHGDCGPVSVTTPKSDNNVLFHAMVEAGVQAGYPRTDDLNGYQQEGFGPMDRTVTPKGRRASTARGYLDQARSRPNLTIEVHALTDRIVFDNKRACGVKWLQKEVPHEARARREVLLCAGAIASPQVLQRSGVGPADLLKSLDIPLVHHLPGVGANLQDHLEMYLQYECKQPVSLAPALKLHNQPAIGAEWLFNGSGIGASNQFEAGGFIRSDEEFEWPNIQYHFLPVAINYNGSNPIKTHSFQAHVGSMRSPSRGRVHVTSKDPNAHPSILFNYMSDDQDWREFRAAIRLTREIIAQRALDPFRGREISPGLAVQSDEELDKFVREHAETAYHPSCSNAMGYHDMAVVGNDGKVHGVEALRVVDASIMPQITTGNLNAPTIMIAEKIADMIRGRPALPRVTVPYYVANGAPVRRQPQ